From Aquila chrysaetos chrysaetos chromosome 3, bAquChr1.4, whole genome shotgun sequence, the proteins below share one genomic window:
- the TP53RK gene encoding EKC/KEOPS complex subunit TP53RK, whose protein sequence is MAAAETEAGGLCSGMAGAAGPAVDEAGAAAAAAGPAVDEAGAEAPAVDEAGAAAADEAEAPPPPLPGLQLVQQGAEARVYRGLFLGRAAVAKLRIPKRYRHPALEERLSRRRTAQEARSLLRCRRAGISAPVVYFVDYVTNSIYLEDIVGSITVQDHINSVQQSGNDTSSLLTLAEKMGELLARMHDEDLIHGDLTTSNILLRPPTEKLDLVLIDFGLSFISGLPEDKGVDLYVLEKAFLSTHPDTETMFKALLKTYAATSKKSGPVIKRLDEVRLRGRKRSMIG, encoded by the exons ATGGCGGCGGCAGAAACGGAGGCGGGCGGCCTGTGCTCTGGCATGGCTGGGGCCGCGGGCCCTGCGGTGGACGaggccggggccgcggccgcggccgcggGTCCTGCGGTGGACGAGGCGGGGGCCGAGGCCCCTGCGGTGGACGAggcgggggccgcggccgcggACGAGGCcgaggcgccgccgccgccgctgccggggctgcagctggtgcaGCAGGGCGCCGAGGCACGCGTTTACCGGGGGCTCTTCCTCGGGCGGGCGGCGGTGGCCAAGCTCCGCATCCCGAAGCGGTACCGCCACCCGGCGCTGGAGGAGCGGCTGAGCCGGCGGCGCACGGCGCAGGAGGCGCGGTCGCTGCTGCGGTGCCGGCGGGCAG GGATTTCAGCTCCAGTGGTCTACTTCGTGGATTATGTCACCAACTCCATATATCTTGAAGATATTGTAGGCTCAATTACTGTTCAAGATCATATTAATTCTGTACAACAGAGTGGAAATGATACCAGTAGCCTCCTTACCTTAGCAGAGAAGATGGGCGAGCTGTTAGCAAGAATGCACGATGAAGATCTTATACATGGGGATCTTACAACTTCCAATATACTTCTGCGGCCACCCACAGAGAAGCTGGACTTGGTGCTGATAGACTTTGgactcagttttatttcaggtCTTCCGGAGGATAAAGGAGTTGATTTGTATGTTCTGGAAAAAGCCTTCCTTAGCACTCATCCAGATACCGAAACTATGTTTAAAGCTTTGCTAAAGACCTATGCAGCTACATCTAAGAAATCTGGTCCTGTGATCAAAAGGCTAGATGAAGTACGActaaggggaaggaagagatcCATGATTGGGTAG